One genomic segment of Danio rerio strain Tuebingen ecotype United States chromosome 11, GRCz12tu, whole genome shotgun sequence includes these proteins:
- the LOC137496750 gene encoding uncharacterized protein, whose protein sequence is MSEKTNFMFVHAMAATTPVCVEGETEGTKTWLENIGFCTNFCPWLDEEDSTMASDADKAFDKPFTVNDKKNTTGSHMEIISFCSDFCLWLDDDWTVASDVGTAPDEMPDDPFPDNTMEENTTGIQIQGSSRWSKIRAFFKRVWKAIKKPFLCCRQISVEPQTPQENPQTTNPDLETDSDTENVARPSWIWNSVGPDLEPVPGVSGLCYSVDPDLEPVPGVSGLWNTVDPDLEPVPRVSGLWNTVDPDPEPVPGVSGLCNSVDPDPKSVSGVFGLQYTVDPNPEPVSRVSVLRNTVDPVPVFGVSDIQNSVDPEPVPEVPSPRDTVDPDPEPVPEVPGPRNTVDLDPEPVPRVSGLRNTVDPVPVPGVSDLQNSFDPEPVPEVPGPQTTVDPEPEPVPEVPGPRNTVDPDPEPFPEVPGPRNTVDPDPEAVPEVPGPRNTVDLDPEPVPEVPGPLNTVDLDPEPFPEVPGPQNTVDPDPEAVPEVPGPRNTVDLDPEPVPEVPGPLNTVDLDPEPVPEVPGPLNTVDLDPELVSKVPGPQNTVGPDSEPVSWLSWLWNNVRPVTPFVLGLFRLWYTLNPDPELFSRAPWVRNTVDLDPEPAPGVHGLRNSVDPDPENVPGMSKPWSTVYSDPVPVPEVSRNRNTVDLDPDQEPVLGLSWLWYTFVPELEFALGRNRLRASLNPDTDPVAGPSVVQNMVDQEPEPVPGPSSLQDTSNARSSSALGAPNFEPNTGSLIGLYGFGEMIGSGSFGSTYKAVRKSDGKQVAIKKIPQRSNPRYISVPGCSRPVCKEAAYMLMLKHPSASKHVIEMYEWFDQPGFISLVMEYPQPCVSLRDYIIMHDKLSERVARSLLHQLVQAMQHCIDHDVSHNDMHPDNILVNTTKVELKLIDFGCATNIRAEIYQAVVLANIRTVGYMLYLMVHGKHPEYSISGTERLLMISPSVSSDCRDLIEKCMDRKLSTLGDVLQHQWMKKQEMEEQG, encoded by the exons ATGAGTGAGAAAACTAATTTTATGTTTGTCCACGCGATGGCAGCAACAACGCCCGTGTGTGTCGAAGGAGAGACTGAAGGGACGAAAACATGGCTGGAGAACATTGGATTCTGCACCAACTTCTGTCCCTGGCTCGACGAGGAGGATTCGACAATGGCTTCAGATGCCGACAAAGCATTTGATAAGCCTTTTACTGTCAATGACAAGAAAAATACAACCG GGTCACATATGGAGATCATCAGCTTTTGCAGTGATTTCTGTCTCTGGCTGGACGATGACTGGACTGTGGCTTCAGATGTCGGTACAGCACCAGATGAGATGCCCGATGACCCTTTTCCCGATAACACCATGGAGGAAAACACAACCG GAATTCAAATACAAGGCAGCAGCAGGTGGAGCAAAATCCGTGCTTTCTTCAAGAGAGTGTGGAAGGCCATAAAGAAACCTTTCCTCTGCTGCAGACAGATAAGCGTGGAACCACAAACACCACAGGAGAATCCACAAACAACTAATCCAGACCTAGAGACTGATTCAGATACAGAGAATGTCGCTAGACCTTCTTGGATCTGGAACTCTGTTGGTCCAGAtttagagcctgtccctggagtaTCTGGTCTCTGTTACTCTGTTGATCCAGAtttagagcctgtccctggagtgTCTGGGCTCTGGAACACTGTTGATCCAGATCTAGAGCCTGTCCCTAGAGTGTCTGGGCTCTGGAACACTGTTGATCCAGatccagagcctgtccctggagtgTCTGGTCTCTGTAACTCTGTTGATCCAGATCCAAAATCTGTCTCTGGAGTGTTTGGGCTTCAGTACACAGTTGATCCAAATCCAGAGCCTGTCTCTAGAGTGTCTGTTCTCAGAAACACTGTTGATCCAGTGCCTGTCTTTGGGGTGTCTGATATACAGAACTCTGTTGATCCAGAGCCTGTTCCTGAAGTGCCTAGTCCTAGGGACACTGTTGATCCAGATCCAGAACCTGTTCCTGAAGTGCCTGGTCCTAGGAACACTGTTGATCTAGATCCAGAGCCTGTCCCTAGAGTGTCGGGTCTTCGAAACACTGTTGATCCAGTGCCTGTCCCTGGGGTGTCTGATTTACAGAACTCTTTTGATCCAGAGCCTGTTCCTGAAGTGCCTGGTCCTCAGACAACTGTTGATCCAGAACCAGAGCCTGTTCCTGAAGTGCCTGGTCCTCGGAACACTGTTGATCCAGATCCAGAGCCTTTTCCTGAGGTGCCTGGTCCTCGGAACACTGTTGATCCAGATCCAGAGGCTGTTCCTGAAGTGCCAGGTCCTCGGAACACTGTTGATCTAGATCCAGAGCCTGTCCCTGAAGTGCCTGGTCCTCTGAACACTGTTGATCTAGATCCAGAGCCTTTTCCTGAGGTGCCTGGTCCTCAGAACACTGTTGATCCAGATCCAGAGGCTGTTCCTGAAGTGCCAGGTCCTCGGAACACTGTTGATCTAGATCCAGAGCCTGTCCCTGAAGTGCCTGGTCCTCTGAACACTGTTGATCTAGATCCAGAGCCTGTCCCTGAAGTGCCTGGTCCTCTGAACACTGTTGATCTAGATCCAGAGCTTGTCTCCAAAGTGCCTGGTCCTCAGAACACTGTTGGTCCAGATTCAGAGCCTGTCTCTTGGCTGTCTTGGCTTTGGAACAATGTACGTCCAGTGACACCGTTTGTCCTTGGACTGTTCCGTCTCTGGTACACTTTAAATCCAGATCCAGAGCTGTTTTCTAGAGCACCTTGGGTCAGGAACACTGTTGATTTAGATCCAGAGCCTGCCCCTGGAGTGCATGGTCTCCGGAACTCTGTTGATCCAGATCCAGAAAATGTACCTGGAATGTCTAAGCCCTGGAGTACTGTTTATTCTGATCCAGTGCCTGTACCTGAAGTATCCAGGAACCGGAATACTGTTGATCTTGATCCAGATCAAGAGCCTGTACTTGGACTGTCTTGGCTTTGGTACACTTTTGTTCCTGAGCTAGAGTTTGCCCTTGGACGAAATCGTCTCAGAGCCAGTTTAAATCCAGATACAGACCCCGTTGCTGGACCATCTGTAGTTCAGAACATGGTAGATCAGGAACCAGAGCCTGTGCCTGGACCATCTAGTCTCCAAGACACGTCCAATGCAAGGTCCTCATCTGCCTTAGGAGCCCCTAATTTTGAGCCAAATACTG gatctttgattggtctctaCGGCTTTGGAGAAATGATAGGATCTGGGAGCTTTGGCTCAACATACAAAGCAGTTCGTAAATCTGATGGCAAGCAG gttGCCATCAAGAAGATTCCGCAGAGAAGCAATCCACGTTACATCTCTGTT CCTGGTTGTTCCAGACCTGTGTGTAAAGAAGCAGCGTATATGCTAATGCTGAAACATCCTTCAGCAAGCAAGCATGTGATAGAAATGTATGAGTGGTTTGATCAACCTGGATTCATTTCACTCGTCATGGAGTACCCCCAACCTTGCGTATCTCTGCGGGACTATATAATCATGCATGACAAACTGTCAGAACGGGTTGCACGTTCCCTGCTGCACCAGTTAGTCCAGGCAATGCAGCACTGCATTGACCATGATGTTTCCCACAATGACATGCATCCTGACAACATCCTAGTCAACACAAcgaaggtggagctcaagctgaTTGACTTCGGTTGTGCTACCAATATCAGAGCAGAAATTTATCAAGCTGTCGTCTTGGCAAACATCCGGACCGTAGGCTACATGCTGTATTTAATGGTGCATGGAAAACATCCAGAGTACAGCATTTCAGGAACGGAGCGTCTCCTTATGATTAGTCCCAGTGTATCCAGTG ACTGCAGGGATCTGATAGAAAAGTGCATGGATAGGAAATTGTCAACATTGGGGGACGTCTTACAGCACCAGTGGATGAAGAAGCAGGAGATGGAGGAGCAGGGATGA